In the Malaclemys terrapin pileata isolate rMalTer1 chromosome 3, rMalTer1.hap1, whole genome shotgun sequence genome, GAGTGTAATATTATTTTTCTATTCCATTTCACAGCCATGTCTACGGGAAAGGAAAAACCCCAAAATTCAGCTCAGGAAGACCCTGCAAAGGATGAACTAGCCAAGAGACTGGAAGCAGTGGGTCTGAGTGCAGAGCACTGGCTGCCTAAACTACACAAACAACTTGGAGTTACCTCTACCCAAGCCTTGAAACACCTGCGATATGAAGACTACCTAAAGCTAGAATGCGATGTGCAGCACACATGGGAAAAGCAGGCGCTCCAAGAGCTACTTAAGACAGACAGCAAGGCAACAATGaagcagctgcaggagcagcaCTTGGAGATGCTAAAGAAGAGGCAGGAGCAGGCTAAGTCAGCAGTGAAGGAGCTAGAAGAAATGCAGGAGAAAGGCAGGAGCCGCCATGAGGAAGTTGtaagaaagaaagaggaggagctgcagggagctatGGACATCGCCCCAGAGTATTGGGCACCACATGAGAAGCCTTTGAAGGAAGTGATAGAGAATGTGCACAAACAATTAGACCTCCTGGAGGAGTCGGTGTCCCAGAGTGAGAATCTCCCTGACAAGGAAGTTTTGAGATGGGCATCGGGAGGGCTGGCCCTGCAAGGCATTTACAAAACCAACAAGCTTGCAGAGATGGTGGAGAAGCGAGAGCAGCTCATAGACATCCCAGAGGGGTTCGAGCTCTTTGGTCCACAGCAAGGGCCGCTGTTTGAGAAGAAGGAGTTTTCATCGGCCGAAGCAGAGTCCTCATTCACCAGGACCATGGAAAAGTTGGGGATTAGCATCGCAGCCAAGGGTGAATTTAGTGCTGAAACCAGCACAGATTATGGCAAATCTGAAGaatccaaaaaaacccacagatccTGCTCTGAACACGCCTACATTTGCACCACCCAGTACAGCTACATCCCACTGGCCTCATGCTACTTCCCCAAGGATCAGCTTCGACTTTCCAGAGCGGCGCTGCAAGAGTTAAAAGAGAGCGAGCAGCTTTTGAGTCACACCCCAGAGCCGGACAAGCTCAACTTCCTGAAGAGCAGGGGCGGGCGATTCTTCAAGAGATTCGGGTCTCATGTAAACCAGGGCCCCCTTCACTTGGGTGGGATATTCTGGTGGAAAGTGTCTTCTGAGGGATTCCGGGCAGAGCAGCTGGACGAGGTGAAGAAACAAACATCTGATGCACTCAGCTCCTATGTTGGGGGCAGCTATGGTGGGTTTGGTTGGAGCATTTCAGCTGGTGTTACTGCATCAAAATCAGGTTCTGAAGCCTCATTTCAGGGCACAGAtagaaaacaaacccaaacagAGATTCAGTTGTTTGTGACCAAGACAGGCGGCCCACCTGGAGTGGATTCACTCACAGCATGGAAATCTGGGCTACTGGCCAGTAACAAAACCTGGTCTGTTATTGACAGAGGTGCTCAGCTGATTCCAGTGTGGGACATAATCCTGTCCAATCACAGACAAGATTTTAAAGATGTTTATCAAATGAGCAGCAGCCTCATACGTGCATATGAAGCCCTAACAAACCTAAGTGTCAGAACATTGCTTGGGGAGGAGTTAGCCAGTACAGTGGATGAGGCCAGATCATTCTTAGAGGACATGAAGTCCTGGGAAGTCTCTGGGGATGAAGAACACCTGGTGACACTGATGAACTTCAAACAAAAGCTGAATGAAAAAACAAGAAGCTCTAATGTATGGATTAACCTTTGCCTATCAGATAAGGTGCTTCAAGATTTCCTGGAAAAAACTGTTTCTCTGTGCAAAGATTTATCTGCCCCAAATGAGAAGTACATCAAATCTTTGCTGCGCTGCCTTCTGGATCCTTATATCTATTCAGTTAAGCATTTCCCCAAATCTTCTTTCATTATGCAATGGATTTTCCAGTCAGCAGAAGAACAAGCAGAACAGATCTGCACCTCGGATCTTACAGATTTCATTAAAGTTTTACAACAAATGGAAAGTGAAATCAAGGAAGCTACCGCTGCCTCTATGAattctccagcagcacagcaagaAGCAAAAAGAAAAGCTACTCTGATTCTCAGTTTATCCTTCCATTCATTACTGCAGGCTCTGAGAGACAGAGCTCAGACAGACACAGAACTGTTATTACTCTCCGTTGCAGCCAGCGCAGGGTACCGTGTGGAAAGTCATACTTTTCAGAATCTCCTTGGGTGTACAGAAATTAACTTCATGTTAAAGGAAATTCAAAGGGCACATGAGGGATATTTGACCCTTAGGGATCAGGATATTTCCAGAGCTCAGGCTTTCCTGCTGTTGACAGGTTTGACAGTAGCAGCTAAAAATAAAGTTATGGCCCCTGAAGAGAAGAAGAAATGTTTGACTTTTATTAAAGATCATATGCAAAACTCGCTGTCACAGGAAGTTACTTTTGTCCTTACAAAGCACAGAGCTCTCACTGATTGGAAAGCACTGGAAAGAGACTTGAATTTCCTTGTAAATGGAAATTTTGAAGCCATAAATGATGATCAGCAGAAGGAATATATAAAGAAAGAACTAGAAAACGTTTTTCAAGAAATCAAGCCGGTAAATTCACCAGTATCAACATCCAAAGAAGTGCAATCTAGTGACACTAAGACATAtgaatttccccaaaactcaGGGTTTCTAAAATTAATTCAGCGACTTAAACTTGAAAATTACTATCCAAATAAAATGGGGATGGCAGATTTTCAGATAATTCACAAAACATCTTTACTTGACAGCTACCCCAGCAATGAAAGTGAgctgtcattttattttttggataAGCTGTTGATGCTGGACTATAGGGTACGATATTTGATTTGCAAGGTtgacaggaaaacaaaacaaggcaTAGCCAATATAATGAACACCAGAGATGATGTGGATGAACCCTTAGATAATTTAGatgacatttttaatggtgatgaGAAGGAATCTAATGAATTTGCTGAAAGTAATGAGGGTCAGGTGCATCCTATGGACATCCAAATGGCAATTTTTCACTGTGCAGATGATTTCATGAGGCAATATATTTCAACAAAGCTTTCTTTATGTCAATTTGCACTTCCACTTCTGGTGCCAGATCCCTGCACTTCACAAATAGAATTCCCTCTTTGGTCCTTTTGCCAAGTTAACAAGAAGTGGCAGAGTCATGAGGAATTTCAAAACAAGGCTGGGATTAGGAAATGTAAAGATCAATTGATTTATCACGCAGATCTACCAGTGGTGTCCTTCATAAGATTTGGTGCATCTTCTTTTTCTaaatctcagctcttaaatacaCTGTTGAGTAAGCAAAAGCATAGTATTTTTTTCCATCGTCACTGTAGAGGCAGCATTAAAAACTGCATCTTGATGGAAGGGGTTGTAGAAATTGCCTGGTATTGTCCAGGTAGAGATAATGATGATGACAGTTTTGACAATTGCATTGCATTCACTAATCTTCATGGAGATGCAAGAGAACATGAACAACAAATCAAATTTTTACAGGAAATCGCTTCTGTCACTGTGGTTCTCTTGTCGGACACTGATCGGAATGAAAAGGGCACGAAGGTTTTACAAGACCTCTTAAAatcccccaaacccttcatctttCTCTGTATTGACAAAGAGAGAATATCAGTTAACAAATCTGGAAAGCGAGTAAAAATAGCTGTTAAGAACCAGAGTGAGTCAAAATTAATGGAGGAACTGACCACTGCAATTAAATGTGCTGTAGAAACTTCAAATATTCCTTGTAGTCTAGGTAAATGTGCAAACATTGCTCAAGAGCATGGATTCCGTGTTGACAAAGACAAGGGAGAGTGCACAGAAGGCAAAAAACTGGCAGAAGAAGTAATGGTTTTTCtgaaacaggaaaatattttggATACTAAGGACAAATTATTACCTCTCCAAGGAGAGTTTTGGCACAAGTGGTGTAAAAAGGATAAAGAACGAACCCATTTGCAGGACGATGAGAACATGGGCATTGAACAACACCTAAGCCAAATAAAATCAGAAAAGCATTCAATACGACAGGCTCAGTTACAGAGAGCGTTCCCCCTGAATAAGCTAATGCAGTTAGTGCTTTCAGCTCTGACTTTACCTTCCCACAAAACCAAATTGTACTTTTTACAGTGGCTGAAAGTATTTATAGCTGATCTGTCTGCTGATCATCTTCCAGAGCTTCACCGAAAATACCATGATTTGTGGTCACAAAACCAAAGAGGAGGAAATAATGACTTGCAAAAACAATTGGAAAAATTATCACATGAAATAAATGAATCTACTTTTGGTCTCAAGCATCTTTTGAGAGAGGTGGGTCAGATTTATGAAGCTTTGGATGCACTACCTGAACCGGATAAATGTTTTCTTGAACTACCAAAAATTGTAGCTGATTTGATGGTTCAAGGGTATCCTATTGAGCTGCTGGATGGTGACACTTCCTATGTGCCATTGAAATGGGTCGGAGCCATCTTTGACAAGTTAATTGAGAAATTAGGAGACCAAAAGGTGTTTGTTCTTTCTGTACTTGGCATCCAGAGCACTGGGAAGTCAACACTGCTAAATGCCATGTTTGGACTTCAGTTTAGTGTCAGTGCCGGGAGATGCACCAGGGGAGCATTTATGCAACTAGTTAAGGTGGATGATGAGCTCAGAGAAGAGCTGAACTTTGACTTTATGGTGGTTATTGACACTGAAGGGCTTCGGGCCATAGAGCTAGAAAATAGATCAGCACTCAGCCATGATAACGAGCTAGCCACTTTTGTCATTGGTCTTGGCAACACAACTTTGATCAATATTTTTGGAGAGAATCCTTCTGAAATGCAAGATATCCTGCAGATCGCTGTCCAGGCATTTCTGAGGATGAAGAAAGTAAATCTCTCCCCAAGCTGTTTGTTTGTGCATCAAAATGTTGGAGACATAACTGCAAATGAAAAGAATATGGAAGGACGAAGACGCCTTCAGGAAAAATTAGATGAAATGGCAGTTATTGCAGCCCAGCAAGAGTTCTGTGATGTTACCTGCTTTAGTGATGTTATCCAATTTGATGTGAACACCCACATTCATTACTTTCCTCACCTCTGGGAAGGAGACCCACCAATGGCACCTCCAAACCCCAGTTACAGCCAAAGAGTGCAAGAACTAAAGAGGGAAATTCTCATGGCTGCCAAAGAAAAATCTAAACAAAGTTTTCTAAGACTGTCAGAATTAAAAACACGCACTCAGGACCTG is a window encoding:
- the LOC128833995 gene encoding interferon-induced very large GTPase 1-like, with the protein product MSTGKEKPQNSAQEDPAKDELAKRLEAVGLSAEHWLPKLHKQLGVTSTQALKHLRYEDYLKLECDVQHTWEKQALQELLKTDSKATMKQLQEQHLEMLKKRQEQAKSAVKELEEMQEKGRSRHEEVVRKKEEELQGAMDIAPEYWAPHEKPLKEVIENVHKQLDLLEESVSQSENLPDKEVLRWASGGLALQGIYKTNKLAEMVEKREQLIDIPEGFELFGPQQGPLFEKKEFSSAEAESSFTRTMEKLGISIAAKGEFSAETSTDYGKSEESKKTHRSCSEHAYICTTQYSYIPLASCYFPKDQLRLSRAALQELKESEQLLSHTPEPDKLNFLKSRGGRFFKRFGSHVNQGPLHLGGIFWWKVSSEGFRAEQLDEVKKQTSDALSSYVGGSYGGFGWSISAGVTASKSGSEASFQGTDRKQTQTEIQLFVTKTGGPPGVDSLTAWKSGLLASNKTWSVIDRGAQLIPVWDIILSNHRQDFKDVYQMSSSLIRAYEALTNLSVRTLLGEELASTVDEARSFLEDMKSWEVSGDEEHLVTLMNFKQKLNEKTRSSNVWINLCLSDKVLQDFLEKTVSLCKDLSAPNEKYIKSLLRCLLDPYIYSVKHFPKSSFIMQWIFQSAEEQAEQICTSDLTDFIKVLQQMESEIKEATAASMNSPAAQQEAKRKATLILSLSFHSLLQALRDRAQTDTELLLLSVAASAGYRVESHTFQNLLGCTEINFMLKEIQRAHEGYLTLRDQDISRAQAFLLLTGLTVAAKNKVMAPEEKKKCLTFIKDHMQNSLSQEVTFVLTKHRALTDWKALERDLNFLVNGNFEAINDDQQKEYIKKELENVFQEIKPVNSPVSTSKEVQSSDTKTYEFPQNSGFLKLIQRLKLENYYPNKMGMADFQIIHKTSLLDSYPSNESELSFYFLDKLLMLDYRVRYLICKVDRKTKQGIANIMNTRDDVDEPLDNLDDIFNGDEKESNEFAESNEGQVHPMDIQMAIFHCADDFMRQYISTKLSLCQFALPLLVPDPCTSQIEFPLWSFCQVNKKWQSHEEFQNKAGIRKCKDQLIYHADLPVVSFIRFGASSFSKSQLLNTLLSKQKHSIFFHRHCRGSIKNCILMEGVVEIAWYCPGRDNDDDSFDNCIAFTNLHGDAREHEQQIKFLQEIASVTVVLLSDTDRNEKGTKVLQDLLKSPKPFIFLCIDKERISVNKSGKRVKIAVKNQSESKLMEELTTAIKCAVETSNIPCSLGKCANIAQEHGFRVDKDKGECTEGKKLAEEVMVFLKQENILDTKDKLLPLQGEFWHKWCKKDKERTHLQDDENMGIEQHLSQIKSEKHSIRQAQLQRAFPLNKLMQLVLSALTLPSHKTKLYFLQWLKVFIADLSADHLPELHRKYHDLWSQNQRGGNNDLQKQLEKLSHEINESTFGLKHLLREVGQIYEALDALPEPDKCFLELPKIVADLMVQGYPIELLDGDTSYVPLKWVGAIFDKLIEKLGDQKVFVLSVLGIQSTGKSTLLNAMFGLQFSVSAGRCTRGAFMQLVKVDDELREELNFDFMVVIDTEGLRAIELENRSALSHDNELATFVIGLGNTTLINIFGENPSEMQDILQIAVQAFLRMKKVNLSPSCLFVHQNVGDITANEKNMEGRRRLQEKLDEMAVIAAQQEFCDVTCFSDVIQFDVNTHIHYFPHLWEGDPPMAPPNPSYSQRVQELKREILMAAKEKSKQSFLRLSELKTRTQDLWEALLNENFVFSFKNTQEIVVYSRLENNYNKWTWELRSFMLNLQNKLNVQIQNGKISKIDRVDLEKRVQEKYDATEKDLERYFREDKDCNILIQWENNIKTKMNLFRLELIDKICQKCQELISLKNCQSSFEQRKSTYKDELLRKSKELARHFRDKELSESELRDRFIRMWKEWVIEVSSAAPRVEEPNFKADMEIFLYNHFKSEHNIRNRITTSSEWTHFPLNPSEHISMKRKWYGLKQKTTKECDVENLKTMTTHLEHHIYEYIENKASKIMNYTSSYFHEIVELISRKLESDSEDDNFTLTRSYKVDVSLYLCQMATRKFSETFKAFQKSDDPVQYLESKREEFFTSFKIACQGATSITTFADILCSNLKSAICHAVYDKTAIDIANEMRSKHPAFNGNRSTLELFMLGCLLKQEDFEKYQQYIYNPSYYMEDFIRREVDRYCLDKKNPKLKNFLNLNLDSFQTLVLSSIHESTKVVKDKQGNVASWLDEFCTRLGGDMYLPRSNLTSIEHQETKDIQFLIEVVSESLIPALEQLKQTFSEIDLDPFVTKPHQILFEQFSGCWKQCPFCKAVCTNTIPGHDGDHSTPCHRPQALAGIQWEETNHLVIDICTSLVASDCKIVLDGKIISCRNYREVGRDYANWDIKPVISQLSYWKWFVSHFRSDLEKIHDGKFEGKGAIPTDWNNLNKDEVLVEMLLMRTIFDVTNQLDGRNLCLENIEKKLQLIFNNYL